From Bradyrhizobium sp. sBnM-33:
CGTCGGCTGAATATGCAGATCACGATCCCACCGTTCTCGTCATTGGCGGCGGGCAATCCGGGCTTTCCATCGCCGCGCGGCTGAAGCAGTTGAACGTCGATACGCTGATCGTCGATCGCGAAAAACGCATCGGCGACAATTGGCGCAAGCGCTATCACGCGCTGACGCTACACAACCAGGTGCAGGTCAATCACCTGCCCTACATGCCTTTCCCGCCGAACTGGCCGACCTATATTCCGAAGGACAAGCTGGCCAACTGGTTCGAGGCCTACGTCGAGGCCATGGAGCTGAATTTTTGGACCGAGACCGAGTTCGAGGACGGCAGCTATGACGAGACGGAAGGCCGCTGGACCGTGACGCTGCGCTGCGCCGGCGGAGCTCAGCGCAGCATGCATCCACGGCATGTTGTGCTGGCGACCGGCGTCAGCGGCATTCCGAGCGTGCCTGACATTCCGGGATTAAAAGATTTCGCCGGCAAGGTGGTGCATTCCAGCCAGTATGACGACGGCGAGAACTGGAAGGGCAAGCGCGCCATCGTGATCGGCACCGGCAACAGCGGCCACGACATCGCGCAGGATCTGCATTCCAGCGGCGCAAAAGTCACGCTGTTCCAGCGCTCTTCGACGCTGGTCGTCAGCATCGAGCCATCGGCGCAACTGGTCTACGCGCCTTACAATGAAGGCACGCTGGAGGACAACGACCTGATCACAACCTCGATGCCGTTCAAGCTGGCACGCAAGAGCCATGCGATGACGGCGGAAAAATCCAAGGCGCTCGACAGGGAGTTGCTCGACGATCTCGAACGCGTCGGCTTCAAGCTCGATTTCGGCGAGGACAATACCGGCTGGCAGTTCAAATATCTCACACGTGGCGGCGGCTATTATTTCAACGTCGGCTGCTCCGATCTTATTGTCAAAGGCGATATCGCGCTAAAGCAATTTTCCGATCTCGACACGTTTGCGGCCGCAGGCGCGAAAATGAAGGACGGCGAGACCATCGCCGCCGATCTCGTGGTGCTGGCAACGGGCTACAAGCGCCAGGAAGAGCTGGTGCGAAAACTGTTCGGCGAGGCGGTGGAAAAGCGCGTTGGCACGATCTGGGGATTTGGCGAGGAGCAGGAACTGCGCAACATGTATAAGCGGACCGGCCAGCCCGGCCTGTGGTTCATCGCCGGCGGCCTTGCACAATGCCGCATCGGCTCAAAACATCTGGCGCTGCAGATCAAGGCGATCGAGGAAGGGCTGTTGCCGCAAGGATAGGCCAGAAGAAACGTGCCATGCGCAAATCCCTCTCGTGCTTCGACCAGGTCTCTGCAACACTCCCGGCCAACAAACATCAGATGGGGAGAAACGCATGTCGGTCATTCTCGGCTCGGGCGAGCATCGATACCGCGTCGTCGAAAACTGGGCGAGGCTTCCGGACGGCTGGAGCCTGACCGACGTCGCCTCCGTCGCCGTCGACAGCAAGGACCGCATTTACATCTTCAACCGCGGCGCCCATCCGATGGTGGTGCTCGACCGCGAGGGCAATTTCATCAAGAGCTGGGGCGAAGGGCTGTTCAACCGCGCGCACGGCTTGCACATCGATGCCGACGATAATCTCTATTGCACCGACGACGGCGATCACACCGTGCGCAAGTGCACGACAGACGGCAAGGTGCTGCTGACCATCGGCATCCCAAACAAACCCGCGCCGTTCATGAGCGGCGAGCCGTTTCACCGCTGCACCCATACGGCGCTGTCACCGAAGGGCGAGATCTACGTCTCCGACGGTTACGGCAATGCCTGCGTCCACAAATATTCGCCGGATGGAAAGCTCTTGAAGACTTGGGGCGAGCCCGGCACCGATCCGGGCCAGTTCAACATCGTCCACAACATCGCGACCGATTCCGACGGCTGGGTCTATGTCGCGGACCGCGAGAACCACCGCGTGCAGGTGTTCGACGGTAACGGCAAATACGAGACGCAGTGGAACTTTCTGCACCGGCCCTGCGCGCTGTGCTGCTGCGGCGGCAAGCAGCCGACGTTCATCGTCGGCGAACTCGGGCCCGGCATGGCTGTGAACCGCAAGGTGCCCAATCTCGGCCCGCGGCTTTCGATCATGGATTCGAAGGGCAAACGGATCGCCCGGCTCGGCGGCGAAAATGGGCCGGGGCTGGAGGCCGGCAAATTCCTCGCGCCCCACGGCATCGCACTGGATTCCAGGGGCGACATCTATATCGGCGAGGTCGGCGTCACCGACTGGAAGACCAGCTTTCCGGACACGCCGATGCCGCCGGAGGTCGGGGTAGCGCGCTGCCTGCAGAAGCTGGAGAAGATTTAGACCGTTGCTAACGGCAAAGCCTTGCTACGATTCGAAGCCGGCAGCGCGGGACCGGCGGCCGCCGTCAAACAGGCTGTGCTCACGCGCCAAGCCCTCTCCGACGATATCGAAGAAGGCGCGCACGCGCGCCGTCCTCTTCAGATCGGCGTGGGTCACGATCCACAATTCACCAACCAGATCCGGTATCGGATCGGGCAGCGCGCGGGCGAGATCGCGATCCTCGTCACCGAGATAGCAGGGCAGCAGCGCAAGGCCGATGCCGGCCTTCGCGGCGATGAACTGATTGACGAGACTGTTGGTCCGGTAGGCGAAGGCGTCACCCGGCACCGTTCGATTGAGCCAGTCGGCAGCCATAATCCCAACAGCCGTTTCTTCCCATCCGATCAGGGCGTGACGGCCGAGATCTTGCGGGGATGAAGCGGCACCGCCTGTTTCATCGAGATAGCCCGTCGCGGCGTAGATGGTCCACGCGACATCGGCGAGCTTGCGGCCCCAGAGATCGCCCTCCTTCGGCCGCATCGGACGAAGCGCGATATCAGCCTCGCGGCGCGAGAGATTGAGGACGCGGTTGTCGACCACGAGCTCGACGACGATTCCGGGATGGGTTCGCCGGAACGCGGCGAGATGGCTGGTCAGCTTTCGATATGCCAGCGTTTCAGAGGATGTTACACGCAGGCGGCCGGAGGGACGGTGATCCCGCCCCGCAATGTCGCGGTCGATGGCGAGCGCCTCATCTTCCATCCGCTCGGCCGCTGCCGCCATCCGCTCGCCGGCCGGCGTCGCTTGATACGCCCCGCCAGGAAGCCGCTCGAACAGACGCACACCGAGCCGCGTTTCCAGAGCATTCAGGCGCCGAAACGCGGTCGAGTGATCGATATCAAGCGCTTTGGCGGCGCCGGTGAGGCTGCTTGCCCGATGCACCGCCAACACGAGTTGGGGCTCGTTCCAGTCCTCCATAAACGCAAACGTAGGCGCCGCTTGCAGTTTCGCAAGTGACGCTGGCGTATTTCCAACGTGCTTTCCGCTGTGCCAGACGTTACCTACCGCAATGAGAAAGCGAGATGAGGAACTTAAGGTGACACTGATCCGGCCTTGCACCGGAGCGTGACGCCACGACCTCATCGCATCGATCAACCTTCAACACATGGGAGTCCAAGAAATGGGTGCTCCGTCCCCCGAACTTTGCAATCTCTGGCTGGCACGCGCGTTCAATGCGCAGGACGTTGACGCCGCGGCAGCGATGTACCACCCCGGCGCCTCGATCGTTCAGGTCGACGAGGTCCATGGCGGCAGCAGCGTCGCGCGCGGCGCCGATGGCATCCGCAAGACGATGGCGGCCTATGTCGGATTGAAGCCGCACATGGATGTCGTGACCCATCACACGACGGTCTCCGGCGACTTCGCTATGACGCGGTCGCAGTGGCTGATTAAGGGCACCGACGAACACGGCAAGCGCACCGAGGTGCATCATCATGGTATGGAGGTTCACCGTAGGATGCCCGACGGCACCTGGGTGTTCTTCATCGATCACCCATTCGGTGCCGATCCGGGCTGGGCGGTTGAAGCTCCGCCGCACACCGAATAGTCGCGCCACACAGCCACGCCGGACAAATAGCCATGCAGGAACTTGCCGCACTCGCCAGCATCGTCGCCGCGCTCAGCGTTGGAGTGATCAGCCCCGGCCCCAGCTTCGTAATGGTCGCGCGCGTCGCTGTCGCATCAAGCAGAATTCGGGCGCTTGCCACAGCCTTGGGCATGGGCGCAGGCGGCGCCATTTTCGGCGCGGTGGCGCTGCTCGGGCTGCAGAGCATCCTGCTGGCTGTACCGGTGCTCTATACAGGCCTCCGGGTGCTGGGAGGCCTGTATCTCTGTTACCTGGGCTTCCTCATCTTCAGATCTGCGCGGCAGCCTGTCACGACGGTTGCAGCCGGCGGCGAGGCCAGCTCGCGGCCCTTCCGCGCGTTCTGGCTGGGCGTTACCACGCAGGTGAGCAACCCGAAGACGGCCATCGTCTATGCAAGCGTCTTCGCCGCTTTCCTCCCTGCGTCCTTTTCGCTGGGGTTCGCGGCCGCGCTGCTTGCCGCTGTGTTTTTTGTCGAGTCCGCCTGGTATGCGTTGGTCGCCGTTCTCTTCTCGTCGTCCGGGCCACAACGGGCTTATCTGTCGTACAAATCCTGGGTCGATCGCGCGGCCGGTGCCGTCATGTTCGGTCTCGGCTTGAAGCTCATGACCAGCGCCGCCAAGCCGTAGACGTCAGCGCAACGTACCCACCTTCGCCATTTCCCGCATGAAGTCATCGCAAATGCGTGTCTCCCCGTCGGACCGGGCCTCCTATCACGATGGGTTGACCGCAAACATCAGGCATGGCGGGGGTCAGGAACCCAGGCTTTTTCCAGCGCCAGGCGCAGAATCACGCATTGCTCCGGCTGGATAAGCCCCGGAACGCTCTTCACAATCCCGTCACGCTGCCTGTAGTATGCAGGGCACACGCTGCTTCGCAGCTAACATGGGGGTCAGGAGCGTTACTTGAACGCACATGTCTCGCAGGGCGGTTGGCCGGTACTGGTGCTGAACGCGGATTTCCGGCCACTGAGTTATTACCCGCTGTCTCTCTGGTCGTGGCAGGACGCGATCAAGGCGGTGTTTCTCGATCGCGTCAACATCGTCGAGCACTACGACCGCGCGGTGCACAGCCCGAGCTTCGAGATCCAGCTTCCGAGCGTGGTGTCGCTCAAATCCTTCGTCAAGCCGACCACGCATCCCGCCTTTACCCGATTCAACGTCTTCCTGCGCGACCGCTTCGTCTGCCAGTACTGCAACGCGCATGATGAGCTGACCTTCGATCACATCATTCCGCGCAGCAAGGGCGGCCAGACCACGTGGGAGAACGTCGTCGCGGCCTGCTCGCCATGTAACCTGCGCAAGGGCAATCTGACCCCGCAGCAGGCGAAGATGTTTCCGAAGCAAGCGCCGTTCGCACCGACGGTGCACCAGTTGCATCGCAACGGGCGATTGTTTCCGCCGAACTATCTGCACGATAGCTGGCTTGATTATTTGTACTGGGACACCGAGCTCGATCCGTAGCAGCCCGCCGCGGGCTGTTGTCGCGCCCTCATAAGACAGGTTCGCGTGGCCGAAAGCGCAGGCTTCTTGCGGCCGCTCCCCTTACATGGACTTCTCGGAGCTTCATCCCGAGAATGTCCTCATATGGGCAAAGTGGCAGTAGCCCGAGCTGACTGCGACTTCCGCTTTTTGCCCATCTCGGATACCAGCCGGTCCGCGGCGAGCCGGTCCGACCGCCGATCGAACTTGGAAAACCCTCCTCCAAGGCCGGCTTACCATTTTTCACATTTTTTTGACGCCCACCTGATGGGCTCCCTTCGATGCAGTGCCGCCGCTCGCAAGCCTTCCACTTGGGCGATGCTCCTGATCTGGTTTTGAGGGAATGGGGTTGCTGCATATCGGCGGAAGTCAAAACCTGTACGAATGGCCGGCTGACCCGTTTTCTTAAAAAGGAGATTTGATGTGGATAGGCTTTCTTCCGTCAGGACAAATTCTCTGTTTGGTTCGAGCCGTTCGATCGCCATTCTTGTCGCGGCATGTGCAATCATCTGGACCGGCCCTGCAGCGGCAGGTCTCGTCCTGAACGGCAGCTTTGAGCTGGGAACGTTCACTGGAGGAAATTCTCTCGCTCAGCAAATTCAGCCCGGAGAGAGCGGGCTTTCAAGCTGGACAGTCAACGACGCGCCCCTGACGTGGTATGCGAGCGGATGGAACAACAACCCTCAGCAGATCGTGCTGACCCCGCGCACAGGAAATTTCGGCGTTAACTTGGCCGATGGCACCGTAAACACTATAAGGATAAGTCAGACGATCAATCTTCTCGCATTTCAGCAGTATCAACTTAGCTTCTGGGTTGGTAACTACAGCGCTAACAATGGTCCTGCAGGGCTCAACGTTAATATTACCGACGGGACGTCCAATACGATCCTGTTGTCGGAGAGCGTGACGGCCCCCTCCACGAACGAGTCCTCCACATGGATTCGGTTCGCATTCAACTTTATCGCGGACGGTACCTCCAACACGATCAGCTTCAACGAAGTCAACGGCCCCTCCTACATTGGCTTGGATGACGTGAGCATCGCGGCCGTGCCGGAGCCCGCGCCCTGGGCGATGATGATATTGGGCTTCGCTGCTGTTGGCTTTATGGCCTACCGCCGGAACTCAAGGCCAGCATTGATGGTCGCCTGATCGGAGGCACCCATCGCCGACAAAACGGTGATTGGCGCGGTCGAAGACGCGCCAATCACTCCCGAGTTAGATCTGATAATCCATATCGGCCATGCTCGCGCCCGGAGCCGTCGGCGGGGCTTTCTTCTTCGGAAGTTCAGCAACCATTGCCTCCGTGGTGACAAGCAGGCCCGCCACCGATGCCGCGTCCTCGAGCGCCGTGCGCACCACCTTGGTCGGATCAATAATTCCCTTTGACATAAGGTTGCCGAACTCGCCGGTCTGGGCATCAAATCCGAAGGCGTATGTATCCTTGTCCAGGATCTGTCCGACCACCAGCGAACCATCCTCGCCCGCGTTGATCGCGATCTGGCGGGTCGGCCACGAAAGCGCTTTCTTGACGATGTCGACGCCAAAGCGCTCGTCCTCGTTGGCTGGTTTCAGTCTGTCGAGCGCCTTGATGGCGCGGAGCAGGGGAACACCGCCGCCAGGCAGAATGCCTTCCTCGACTGCCGCGCGGGTCGCATGCAGCGCGTCGTCGACGCGGTCCTTGCGCTCCTTCACCTCCACTTCGGTCGCCCCACCGACACGGATCACCGCGACACCGCCCGCGAGCTTGGCGAGCCGCTCCTGGAGTTTCTCACGATCGTAGTCGGAGGTCGTCTCCTCGATCTCGGCCTTGATCTGGGTAATGCGAGCTTCAATGTCGGCCTTCTTGCCGCCGCCGTTAACGATCGTGGTATTTTCCTTATCGATCCTCACATGCTTGGCGTGGCCGAGCATCTTGATGGTCACGCTCTCCAGCTTGATACCGAGATCCTCGGATATCATGGTGCCGCCGGTAAGGATGGCGATATCCTGGAGCATCGCCTTGCGACGATCGCCGAAGCCGGGCGCTTTCACCGCCGCGACTTTCAATCCGCCACGCAGCCTGTTCACGACGAGAGTGGCGAGCGCCTCCCCCTCCACGTCCTCGGCGATAATGAGCAGCGGCTTGCCTGACTGCACGATCGATTCGAGCAGCGGAAGCATTGGCTGCAGACCGGACAGCTTCTTTTCGTGGATCAGAATGTAGGGGTCTTCGAGCTCGACCCGCATCTTCTCGGCGTTGGTGATGAAGTAGGGCGAGATGTAGCCGCGGTCGAACTGCATGCCCTCGACCACCTCGAGTTCGGTCTGCAACGACTTCGCCTCCTCGACCGTGATGACGCCGTCGTTACCGACCTTCTTCATGGCGTCGGCGAGGAAGCGGCCGATCTCGGCATCGCCATTGGCCGAAATGGTTGCAACCTGCGCGATCTCGTCGTTCGAGGTGACTTTTTTCGAGTTCTTCTCGATATCGCCTATCAGGGCTTCGATAGCGCGGTCGATACCCCGCTTGAGGTCCATCGGATTCACGCCTGCGGCGACAGCCTTCGCTCCCTCCTTCACGATCGCCTGGGCGAGCACGGTGGCGGTCGTGGTGCCGTCGCCAACTCGATCGGACGTCTTCGACGCCACCTCGCGCACCATCTGGGCGCCCATGTTCTCGAACTTGTCTTCGAGCTCGATCTCTTTCGCGACCGTCACACCATCCTTGGTGATACGTGGCGCGCCGAACGACTTTTCGAGAACGACGTTTCGGCCTTTCGGTCCGAGCGTTACTTTCACCGCATTGGCAAGAATGTCGACGCCGCGCAGCATCTTCTCGCGGGCGTCGACCGAAAATTTGACTTCCTTGGCAGCCATGGTCTTGCTCCTAAGATACTGTTCATCGGTTAGCCATTACATCGGGCGGGCTTTCAAGCGGCTTTGCGACTGGCGCCGGACTCCACCAGCACGCCCATGATGTCGTTCTCTTTCATGATCAAATACTCGGTGTCGTCGATCTTGACCTCGGTGCCCGACCATTTGCCGAACAGCACGCGATCGCCCACCTGAAGGTCGATCGGAACGAGCTTGCCGGCCTCGTCACGCCCGCCGGGCCCGACCGCCACGACCTCCCCCTGTTGCGGCTTCTCCTTGGCGGTATCGGGGATGATGATGCCTCCGGCAGTCTTTTCCTCGGCCTCAATGCGCTTGACGACTACCCGATCGTGAAGCGGACGGAATTTCATTGCGCTCCTCCTCGGCTGTTTGTGGAGATGACAGGGAATCGCAGCCATCGACAGGCGGAAGTCTGCGACAGACAGGCGGAAGTCTGCGGCTGCAGTATGCGACCTAGGTGGCTCAGAATTGCGCTTCAAGGGACTTGCAAAAAAAATGATCGACGGCAGCGGGGGTTACAGGCGTTCCAGGAACAAACGGCTCCACGCGTCTGTTATGTCGTTGCCTGCCGCACAGGACTGCCGCGCCTTTGCAGAGCGCCCGTCCTGAGCAGGCTTGAAAAGCAACCGACGGTTGGTGGAGGCGCAGCCGTGCTTACCGCGCCTGCATATCAATTGCGCCCGTCGCCGCATGTCGTCGTGATCGGAAACGAGAAGGGCGGCTCGGGTAAAACCACAATCGCGATGCACGTCGCCGTGGCGCTGCTGAAGGCCGGCCAGCGCGTCGCAACCATCGACCTCGACGGCCGGCAACGGACCCTCACCCACTACGTCGAGAGCCGGCGCGGTTGGGCGCGGCGGAGCCAGGTCGATCTGGAACTGCCGACGCATTTCTGCATCGCGCGCGTCGAAGGCCCGGTGGTGGAGGAAAACGAGGCCGCCGAATTCTCCGATTTCCAGCGAGCCGTTGCCGCCGCGCAGGATCGCCATGACTTCGTCGTGATCGATACGCCCCCGCATGACAGCTACCTGATGCGGCTCGCCCACTCGATCACGGACACCCTGGTGACGCCGCTGAACGACAGTTTTCTCGACCTCGACGTGCTGGCGACACTCGATCCGGTTACGTTGACGGTCACCGGGGTCGGCCACTACGGCGAGTTGGTGCGCGAGATACGCCGCCATCGCCGGCCGGTTGACGGCGCTCTCATCGATTGGGTCGTGGTGCGCAACCGCATTTCGCCGCAACGATCATCTACCGCCCCGGTTCTTTGCGGCTGCTTGCAGGAACTGGCCCTCAATGCAGGTTTCCGGGCCATGACTGGCCTTCAGGAGCGGGCGATCTATCGCGATCTTTTTCCCCGTGGGCTCACCGCGCTGGACGAGCTCTGCGAGACAATGCCCGACAGCGACGGGGAGGAGGCATCTCGTCTCCCCGCGCGCTGCGAGGTTCAGGGCCTGATCGAGGGGTTGAAGCTGCCAATCGACGATCGCGGTCGCCGCCGCGCGGCACTTCGCGCCGAGTGGTTTGCTTCGCGCAATAGCGCGCTGGATACCGATATCCTGGCCGGTCCGTAAGGTGGGAAGCGTCACTACGGAGCTTGCGTCCAAAAAACTTCGTGAGCATCGGAACGCCCGTGCGCGGTGTGGGTTCGTTGGAAGCCGTAACAAGCAGTAAAGGAGATTGCGGAACATGACAAATAAGTCGCGCATTTGCTCGATGGCCGGCATGGCGATCGCCGGCTCTTTGGCCCTTGGC
This genomic window contains:
- a CDS encoding flavin-containing monooxygenase; translation: MLDRTDDSSVAADTWLAQLEEALGKPDDELLKTLFHPDSYWRDVLALSWNIQTLNGRDAILKALPPLARSAAPTGFAIAPDRAVPRKVMRAGTNAIEAIFKFETRVGRGSGIIRLIPDEDDGNRLKVWTLLTELGELKGFEEQLGVNRPRGNAYSRDFRGPNWLDLRKASAEYADHDPTVLVIGGGQSGLSIAARLKQLNVDTLIVDREKRIGDNWRKRYHALTLHNQVQVNHLPYMPFPPNWPTYIPKDKLANWFEAYVEAMELNFWTETEFEDGSYDETEGRWTVTLRCAGGAQRSMHPRHVVLATGVSGIPSVPDIPGLKDFAGKVVHSSQYDDGENWKGKRAIVIGTGNSGHDIAQDLHSSGAKVTLFQRSSTLVVSIEPSAQLVYAPYNEGTLEDNDLITTSMPFKLARKSHAMTAEKSKALDRELLDDLERVGFKLDFGEDNTGWQFKYLTRGGGYYFNVGCSDLIVKGDIALKQFSDLDTFAAAGAKMKDGETIAADLVVLATGYKRQEELVRKLFGEAVEKRVGTIWGFGEEQELRNMYKRTGQPGLWFIAGGLAQCRIGSKHLALQIKAIEEGLLPQG
- a CDS encoding peptidyl-alpha-hydroxyglycine alpha-amidating lyase family protein, which codes for MSVILGSGEHRYRVVENWARLPDGWSLTDVASVAVDSKDRIYIFNRGAHPMVVLDREGNFIKSWGEGLFNRAHGLHIDADDNLYCTDDGDHTVRKCTTDGKVLLTIGIPNKPAPFMSGEPFHRCTHTALSPKGEIYVSDGYGNACVHKYSPDGKLLKTWGEPGTDPGQFNIVHNIATDSDGWVYVADRENHRVQVFDGNGKYETQWNFLHRPCALCCCGGKQPTFIVGELGPGMAVNRKVPNLGPRLSIMDSKGKRIARLGGENGPGLEAGKFLAPHGIALDSRGDIYIGEVGVTDWKTSFPDTPMPPEVGVARCLQKLEKI
- a CDS encoding LysR family transcriptional regulator — translated: MEDWNEPQLVLAVHRASSLTGAAKALDIDHSTAFRRLNALETRLGVRLFERLPGGAYQATPAGERMAAAAERMEDEALAIDRDIAGRDHRPSGRLRVTSSETLAYRKLTSHLAAFRRTHPGIVVELVVDNRVLNLSRREADIALRPMRPKEGDLWGRKLADVAWTIYAATGYLDETGGAASSPQDLGRHALIGWEETAVGIMAADWLNRTVPGDAFAYRTNSLVNQFIAAKAGIGLALLPCYLGDEDRDLARALPDPIPDLVGELWIVTHADLKRTARVRAFFDIVGEGLAREHSLFDGGRRSRAAGFES
- a CDS encoding YybH family protein gives rise to the protein MGAPSPELCNLWLARAFNAQDVDAAAAMYHPGASIVQVDEVHGGSSVARGADGIRKTMAAYVGLKPHMDVVTHHTTVSGDFAMTRSQWLIKGTDEHGKRTEVHHHGMEVHRRMPDGTWVFFIDHPFGADPGWAVEAPPHTE
- a CDS encoding LysE family transporter; the protein is MQELAALASIVAALSVGVISPGPSFVMVARVAVASSRIRALATALGMGAGGAIFGAVALLGLQSILLAVPVLYTGLRVLGGLYLCYLGFLIFRSARQPVTTVAAGGEASSRPFRAFWLGVTTQVSNPKTAIVYASVFAAFLPASFSLGFAAALLAAVFFVESAWYALVAVLFSSSGPQRAYLSYKSWVDRAAGAVMFGLGLKLMTSAAKP
- a CDS encoding HNH endonuclease, whose translation is MNAHVSQGGWPVLVLNADFRPLSYYPLSLWSWQDAIKAVFLDRVNIVEHYDRAVHSPSFEIQLPSVVSLKSFVKPTTHPAFTRFNVFLRDRFVCQYCNAHDELTFDHIIPRSKGGQTTWENVVAACSPCNLRKGNLTPQQAKMFPKQAPFAPTVHQLHRNGRLFPPNYLHDSWLDYLYWDTELDP
- a CDS encoding DUF642 domain-containing protein; this encodes MDRLSSVRTNSLFGSSRSIAILVAACAIIWTGPAAAGLVLNGSFELGTFTGGNSLAQQIQPGESGLSSWTVNDAPLTWYASGWNNNPQQIVLTPRTGNFGVNLADGTVNTIRISQTINLLAFQQYQLSFWVGNYSANNGPAGLNVNITDGTSNTILLSESVTAPSTNESSTWIRFAFNFIADGTSNTISFNEVNGPSYIGLDDVSIAAVPEPAPWAMMILGFAAVGFMAYRRNSRPALMVA
- the groL gene encoding chaperonin GroEL (60 kDa chaperone family; promotes refolding of misfolded polypeptides especially under stressful conditions; forms two stacked rings of heptamers to form a barrel-shaped 14mer; ends can be capped by GroES; misfolded proteins enter the barrel where they are refolded when GroES binds) encodes the protein MAAKEVKFSVDAREKMLRGVDILANAVKVTLGPKGRNVVLEKSFGAPRITKDGVTVAKEIELEDKFENMGAQMVREVASKTSDRVGDGTTTATVLAQAIVKEGAKAVAAGVNPMDLKRGIDRAIEALIGDIEKNSKKVTSNDEIAQVATISANGDAEIGRFLADAMKKVGNDGVITVEEAKSLQTELEVVEGMQFDRGYISPYFITNAEKMRVELEDPYILIHEKKLSGLQPMLPLLESIVQSGKPLLIIAEDVEGEALATLVVNRLRGGLKVAAVKAPGFGDRRKAMLQDIAILTGGTMISEDLGIKLESVTIKMLGHAKHVRIDKENTTIVNGGGKKADIEARITQIKAEIEETTSDYDREKLQERLAKLAGGVAVIRVGGATEVEVKERKDRVDDALHATRAAVEEGILPGGGVPLLRAIKALDRLKPANEDERFGVDIVKKALSWPTRQIAINAGEDGSLVVGQILDKDTYAFGFDAQTGEFGNLMSKGIIDPTKVVRTALEDAASVAGLLVTTEAMVAELPKKKAPPTAPGASMADMDYQI
- the groES gene encoding co-chaperone GroES, with amino-acid sequence MKFRPLHDRVVVKRIEAEEKTAGGIIIPDTAKEKPQQGEVVAVGPGGRDEAGKLVPIDLQVGDRVLFGKWSGTEVKIDDTEYLIMKENDIMGVLVESGASRKAA
- a CDS encoding division plane positioning ATPase MipZ, translating into MLTAPAYQLRPSPHVVVIGNEKGGSGKTTIAMHVAVALLKAGQRVATIDLDGRQRTLTHYVESRRGWARRSQVDLELPTHFCIARVEGPVVEENEAAEFSDFQRAVAAAQDRHDFVVIDTPPHDSYLMRLAHSITDTLVTPLNDSFLDLDVLATLDPVTLTVTGVGHYGELVREIRRHRRPVDGALIDWVVVRNRISPQRSSTAPVLCGCLQELALNAGFRAMTGLQERAIYRDLFPRGLTALDELCETMPDSDGEEASRLPARCEVQGLIEGLKLPIDDRGRRRAALRAEWFASRNSALDTDILAGP